A part of Terriglobales bacterium genomic DNA contains:
- a CDS encoding DUF2064 domain-containing protein, whose amino-acid sequence MISALGTAQAAGLAAAFFRDTWRMVCSLPWARPVAATSGRLAADLDPPPAAVWPQGGGDLGKRLERILRQALREGDFAIAVAAHHPGLPARLLEDARAQLRSADAVLGPSEDGGFYLLGLKRCPARLLAGLPWNQPETFAHLLVRLREHGLATHVLESWAALDDTGDLERLAELLISRRLHAPETARVLAGIRKATVTG is encoded by the coding sequence TTGATCTCTGCCCTTGGAACCGCTCAGGCCGCCGGACTGGCGGCAGCCTTCTTCCGAGACACCTGGCGCATGGTCTGCTCCCTGCCCTGGGCAAGGCCGGTTGCGGCGACCTCCGGCCGGCTGGCGGCGGATCTCGATCCGCCTCCGGCTGCAGTCTGGCCGCAGGGTGGCGGCGACCTCGGGAAGCGCCTGGAGCGGATTTTGCGACAGGCGCTCCGCGAGGGAGACTTCGCCATCGCTGTCGCCGCCCATCATCCCGGCCTGCCCGCCCGCCTGCTGGAGGACGCCCGGGCCCAGTTGCGCTCTGCCGATGCCGTGCTCGGTCCCTCCGAGGACGGCGGCTTCTACCTGCTGGGCCTGAAGCGCTGTCCTGCTCGCCTGCTGGCCGGACTCCCCTGGAACCAGCCCGAGACCTTTGCCCACCTCCTGGTCCGCCTGCGGGAGCATGGCCTCGCCACACACGTGCTCGAATCCTGGGCTGCCCTCGACGACACCGGCGACCTGGAGCGCCTCGCTGAGCTGCTCATTTCCCGGCGGCTCCATGCTCCGGAAACGGCCCGCGTCCTGGCCGGCATTCGCAAGGCCACCGTCACCGGCTGA